Within the Zea mays cultivar B73 chromosome 10, Zm-B73-REFERENCE-NAM-5.0, whole genome shotgun sequence genome, the region TAAGTTGGTTCGCGTGCCAACCTATACATCTTGTGAAAGGGGGTGCGACTAATCAGTTATGACGCCTTCGACAATGACATGAGAGATAGAGTCAATCTCGATCCTCTAACCGAGTTCATCTTGAGATCAACCCGACAAATTTAGCTTGTATATATAATTTAACAAACTAAAACTATATATTATAATCATCAATTTCATTAGTATAAGATAATATTAAAAAGGCACCATGTTCACCGAGAGAGGACTATAAGTTGTGAGATTAATGGTAAATTCATTTACGATGATCTAACCTCTTTATGGTAATATTATAAAAGGATTCATTTATGATGACCTAACCTCTAAATTAAATAAAAGAGTTCATATCATCTACAATAATAAATAGTAAATTAAGAGTAACAAAATAAGGTAAAATAGTAATTTGATTTCCATCACTGTTTAGTAAGGGGATTAGCGAGCTGTTGACTAGGCCAGCTACTAGAAATTTTACAAGAAGAAACTGTACTACGTCCGAAGTAATTACTGGAGTAGTTAATTAGCACGCAATGGCATCAGTATTCATTACGTCAGCAGTATGTCGTATTTACGTCTGCATGCACCGAGTGATGTGTTTTCTGTACCTTGATTTTTCCCTTGTAGATATGGGACAGATTCTTTATGTTCTGCAGTCATATACAAGAAAAATTACCTTTGAAACATTCAAACAAAGGATAAATTCCATGTCCTACACTGTACGTACTCGTCTACTCAGGTAACTCGACTAGAATGCAATGCGGGCGGAAGTATTCACATCTTGTTTTGGAAGAATGATCAGTGTATACTACAACATCTTGCCTCCTCCTTTGTTGGTTCCTTCTTTCTTTCTTGAAACTTGTACTCTTGTTTTTACTACAACAACATGTACTGTATGTTCATTCAGGTTTTTTTTATTTCTGTATAGAGCGTATATATGATCATTAAGGGCCCCTTTATGCATGCCCATCAAGCTGTCGGCGATGATTAGCAGTGTATTCCACTCATCTAGCACAGCTCAAAAGGTATCCTCGACAGAACAGTATCTGAACCCTCCTAGCGTATACAACGGCAGGAGACCTGCTTGTGCAAATAGGTTGGAATAGAAAAATGGAGGCGCTATCATCCAACATGTTCATCGTTTAATTTTCGAGATCAAACAAAGGTGCCGCAGAATCAATCAGGAGACAGCCAGATCTGTGCTTGTCAATGTCTAACAGTAACCCACACAAATAATTAGTTTCTCCGGGTCTCCGCGCACGTGTTTCAGACATTGTCCTAAAGGCAGCGGTTACCATTTCACctcaggccttgttcggttattcccaatatacATGGATTGgaagggattggaaaaaattcttaagaagtttgacttgtttgggattcaaactcatccgatcccactcaatccacatggattgagagctaaccgaacaaggcctcagCTGGGGACGAAGCGTGCAGCGGAGATGAACAGGTCGCAGGACAGAAGCCGTGCACGAGTTCAGCATTGACATGACGTGATTCCGTACCCGAACGCACGAGTAGCACACAAAGATGGATTTAATCAACGAATTGGAAGAGGCCGAGACGCCGAGTGCGTTTCTGGTGCTCATCACTACTGTTACATGGAAATCCGCATCCGCGTGCAGAAGAATTCCTCTCAAAATGGGTAGCATATATAGGTTTCGATCACCGATATCTTGTCGATCGATCGATCTTtatatacaagaaggcaaacaagAGATAGATGCAATGGCATGTCGCGTTGTTTCTTCCTAATCTCGTCGTGGTCCTCAACACACACACCCCTCTATTAATTAGCTGCTATTGTGACTGTCCCCTCCGAATTCCGATTGCAAGACGTGCAGGGAGAGAGAAAGAACGATGAATCAATTAGCCAGGGAACTGAAAATTCTCGGGCGCGCGTGCGCGCTCTAAACCTGCGGCAGTTGTTGGTGCGCGTCGCCGGACTTCATGAACACTCCGAGCCAGTAGTCCAAGTCGGCGTCGGCGCCAacggacgacgaggaggaggaggcggccaCGTCGCCGAACGCGCCGGAGCAGGGCTCCATGGGGACGTCGTCGAAGCTGTCCAGCGGCATGGACAGCGTCTCCGACCAGAACGTGTCGTCGAACTGGAACTCCTCGGCGGCCTCCGAGGACGAGGTGAAGCTCTCCTCCTTGGGGAACCCGGGCGAGCTCGTCCCCGTgtttccctgctcctgctccgtcGACTCGGTCACCGACGACGAGGCCGCCGACCGTTCAGGCGACGCCGGCGCGGTGGTGGCCGGGGCGACGGCGGCCGTCGTCGTCTTCCTGGCACCCGCGCGCTTGGGCCTGCTGCGCTTCCTGGCGGCGCCACCACCTGCATGCGCCCCGTGCTGCTCCTGCTCCAGCTGCTTGGTGGTGGGCTCCAGCCGCTTCTTGAGGTGCGTGTGCCAGACGTTCTTGATCTCGTTGTCCGTCCGCCCGGGCAGCCTGGCGGCGATGGCGGACCACCTGTAACAGTTCAGAGCTCATCACATCAGTGGCAGTGCACAGGTTTGTCAAAGGCGGAATTCGATTAATTAAGCACCTCTCTATCTCTGCGAGGTAGCTTAGCTAGCATGCATGTTCCACGCTGCTGTCTACTCCTAATCTATCTCGGCTGCGTGGTTTGATTCCCCTCGCGGAATCACACGCACTTGTTTAACGCTGTGCACCGAGCTCCAGACGGCCCTGCACGGCACGCAGCAGTGTCCGTCGTCCACGTCTCGAGGGAGGACGGCCAAACTAGAGCAGGTGGAATCTCCGGCGCATCTCGCGCAGCGTCAGTGTGATTAATTAACTAGTGACCAAGTGGCCACCACACTTGCGTTTTCTTTCGAGGCGGGGGGCCCATGGCCATGGGGGATAATGTATGTGTATGCTATATGCCCTGCCCCAGTGACAGGAGCAAGAGGAAGACGAAGAGTGATTTGCGTTTGAAGCAACAAGCAGAAGCCATCATTGCTCCTCCGATTCAGCAAAACACCCGAAAAGACAGCAACACCACGCTAGAAAGGGGAAAGAAAAGGGATCGATGCGGAGAAAAATGGGTGGCGCGAGATTAATTAGCAGCGGTAGGTACGTTACGTACCTGTTGCCGAGCTGCTCGTGGAGGGTGATGATGgcgtcctcctcctccttgctgaAGTTGCCGCGCTTGATGTCCGGGCGCAGGTAGTTGATCCACCGGAGCCGGCAGCTCTTGCCGCACCGCAGCAGCCCTGCACAGCAGCACATGTCGTTATTTACCGCTCTGCGGGCAGGACGGACGGACGGCGCCGTACATGCCGAGAATGAAGCAAGCAAACTAGGAGGAGAGGCAGGGTCGCTCACCGGCTTGCTTGGGCAGCGCGCGCCAGTTgctgtggccgaagctctggatgTGCGCGACCAGGATCTTGTCCTCCTCCGGCGTCCATGGCCCCCTCTTGAGCCCCATCTTCTCGCAGCACGGAGCCCTCCCCATTCTCTGCTTCAAACCCGTACTCGATCTCCTCCTCCTGATGCTGTGTGTGCTTGCTAGATTGTCTTTGTCTGTTGGAGGTGTGGGCGTGTGGGGAGTGCAGGCAGGGAGGCGTGTCTTTGCTGCTTGCCTGTTTGTCTTTCGGGGACGGGAGCAGTGTCCTGGTCGTGCTGAAGGCAAGGGTGGAGGCGCGAGGGTGCCCGGCTATTTATCTTGGTGATCGTCGCATAGAGATATTGAGAATTTTTTTTATGTGTTTTTTCTTTGCTGCTGTTGTACAACGTAGCGCTTGAGTGAGAGTTCAAAGGGACACGTGCTCGGATGCGTCAGCCCACGCAACTTCCGGGTAAGTGGTTCCTCGGTGGAGTGGCCAAGTGGGGCTGTAATTTTCTAGCCTCTGTGGTTTATTTTCCTCGTAACTTTTTATAAGCTCACGAATTAGGGTGTCGTTTCATCATTCTCTGGTCTATATGGTCTAGTCATTGTCTAAAGTTGGGATTTAAAACTTTAAACCGTTTTAGTTTATTTGTATGTGTGCTCTGAAATTTTCACAAGAGGTCAGCTAAACCATAAACCTCCTATTTGAAGACTTATTAAGAGCTGATGTGAAACTAAAATTTAGTTCATATATAGTCTAAACAGCGTCTTAGGTCGATTATTAGCGAGATGCTCAGTGTTGTTGCGCTGTATGGAGAGACATGCAGCTGTAATTACCAAATCATGTGCATGCTATTTGTATGAAAACCATATATTATTTGTAATGGTCATTTTTCTTGAAAacaatttgttttgtcatttgttATCTATCTATAATATTTTTTTTATATCTTGCCTAAGAACAATTATCATAAGGTGACATGAGAGCCGCCATTTGTATTAATGATGTGGCACATATACaaaaggaacaattggatctataccattaaaagatccaaactttagatatataccatggaccccacatgtcattgactcatgtggacccacatgtaagtgagatagtaatggtatagatccaaagtggtgatcttttaatggtatggatccaaatttccgacTGTTATACGAATGGATTGTTAGGCTAGCTACGTGACACTTGCCTATAAAGAGTAGGTAGCTAAATTATTGACCATACTCCAAAAAAAatttgctctctctctctctctatcaatTACAACACCACATCACTAGTTTACTTAGTTGGTATTCTaattagggcctgtttgtttacccctcagattatataatcttgattaaataatcctaagaggcaaacaaacagtccagcttatttgcccagattatataatctaaccctttggattatgataatccataagcaagtgaggaggtgcttatttcagattattttttttcCCACTTCtccactaccctttcaagtttcttagaaattacccaccaatgtcattataatccaccgaatcgtttttgcgcctatCCGGCATCCAGCGACCAGCAAATCCAGCATAATTCCTCCTCGACTcctcctaaccctagccgccaggcTCCAGGTGCCATTGTCTGGTTCGACCTAGTACAAATATAGAGGGCATTCTTGTcttcctcatacaaaagaatcctattaacaactcaaataatctgggtaaacaaacaggactactcagattatataatccagattatataatcctaaaaaataatccagattatataatccatgggggtaaacaaacaggcccttaataAACATGGAAAACATCTAACTTTTAGGTTGGAAATGTCCATAGGACCGTCCTATAACCTAAATATATATAGGTAGTTTCCATTACATCTAATGGGCTGATGCTGACATGCACATGCATATGTGAGCAAAAAAACCTGGCGTAACAAATGATTCaatgcagagagagagagagagagagagagagagagagagagagagagagagagagagagagagagagagagagagagagagagagagagagagagagagagagagagagagagagagagagagagagagagagagagaaaatcaTCTCTCAGAGGATAAACGATTTCGGCTTGGTGTGCGGTGACGGAAGACACGAGCGATTTGGCGTTTTGGGGTGATGGAGTGGTTTCTTCCGTGCATGAGCTTGGATTCTTCTTCAGCGTGGGCGTCGGCATGCATACGCCGACCGTCGCtcggtcgtcgtccgtccctttaTCGCTGGCGCCGCATGTGGCGGCGTGGCGTGGGTGCGCGTCCGCCCTCGGTCAGTCGGACCGAGCTCGCGTCGCGGTCATCCCCACGCTCCGCCGCCGCGCTCGTGGACACACGTGGTCACCACTTTAATTATGTACTGTGCACCACCAGGTGATCATGCACCTGCGCGAAGACAAATCAGCACGCTAAACCTAAGTAAGGGTGATGACTGGTGAGGAGACGAGAGTCGTTAAGGTTGAAATTTAGACGGCCGTACCCCGCAGGACAATCGGAGTGATAGAGCACCGTACCCGGCGCCGTGCTCGATCTTCCGCCGTCGACTCCGATCCTCTCTTccagacacacacacacacgcaacGGCGCATGCAGAGGCTCCGGCCGGGCTCAACGAGACGCGTACGTGCACGGCACCGCTTTTGGTAAACAGAGCCGCAGAGGCCGCCGACCGCCGACGGCGCGCGCGCGGCCAAGTCCACCGGCGCGCCTCGCCTGGCCAGGAGTTGTGAAAGATAGACGATGCAATGATATAGACGAGGAGTGAAAGGGAAAGACGAGGCACGTAACGTTCACCGCCGAGAGGTGGCGCCAGCGTAATAGTGCATATGTCGCGCAAGCGACTTGTGCATCATCTATTCATCTGGCTTGGTTTTGGTTACTGAGACATCAGACATTTTGGGTGGCCAGGGCCCAGGGCAAAGGACAGAGCAATGCCCGAGGTCGCAGGTCGCAGCCGTATCGAATCGGGCCTCCTCGCGCGCCGACGGCCGCTTTGCCTGGACGCCGGACGGTTCAACCATCAATTCAACCCAAGGCCAACGCTCTACTTTTTATTTAATACTATGTTTATTATTTTTTATTCAAAAATAAATTAACCgacgataaatattcgagaaTAGATATAGACGTAGAACGAATGAATAGAGGGGTCTGAGCTTAGATTAATTATGCCTGTGGCCCGTGTTTTCTCCTGGAGCGCGGAGCGGCTTTGTAGCTAGCCTTTACTTAGGCCGCCGGAAACTTTCATATGCCGAATCTTGCTACAGCCGGAGTGGAGTGGTGCTGCTGGGGGCACAAATGTCTTGGTCTGCTTTTGTCATTCTTAGGTGTGAATGAACAAGTTTCAACGGCCAACATCGATCTCTGCAAAGACGCACGCTATTTCTACAGCGCACATGTTGTTGGCTTCCTCGATCGATCCATGAAGAACACGCGTGCGCGTACGTATTCGTCGCGCGCGCTCGTCACCAACGGAAAATGCCTTTTATTTAGAGACGTGTTTAGTTcttagagactaattttt harbors:
- the LOC100272967 gene encoding MYB transcription factor; its protein translation is MGRAPCCEKMGLKRGPWTPEEDKILVAHIQSFGHSNWRALPKQAGLLRCGKSCRLRWINYLRPDIKRGNFSKEEEDAIITLHEQLGNRWSAIAARLPGRTDNEIKNVWHTHLKKRLEPTTKQLEQEQHGAHAGGGAARKRSRPKRAGARKTTTAAVAPATTAPASPERSAASSSVTESTEQEQGNTGTSSPGFPKEESFTSSSEAAEEFQFDDTFWSETLSMPLDSFDDVPMEPCSGAFGDVAASSSSSSVGADADLDYWLGVFMKSGDAHQQLPQV